A section of the Verrucomicrobium sp. GAS474 genome encodes:
- a CDS encoding ABC transporter ATP-binding protein produces the protein MADFHDLLRVENLTVDFASEGRSHRAVDGVSFTIPSSKTVAVVGESGSGKSVTALALTRLLPASAKIGGSLAFEGRNVLTASPEELRRLRGGQIAYVFQEPSTSLNPVFTIGEQIAEAISLHRRGLSRKQVAEEVVASLARVGIRDPETRHRDYPHQLSGGMQQRAMIAMALACQPKLLIADEPTTALDVTIQAQIIDLLRDLKASLNMSILLITHNFGIVKGFADEVVVMFRGKIVEHGPTAEVLENPQHPYTKALIACVPRLGQKRERLVTIDHSTLSS, from the coding sequence ATGGCCGACTTCCACGACCTCCTCCGCGTCGAAAACCTGACCGTCGATTTCGCGTCGGAAGGGCGGTCCCACCGCGCCGTCGACGGCGTCTCCTTCACCATCCCCTCCTCGAAGACCGTCGCCGTCGTCGGGGAGAGCGGGAGCGGGAAGAGCGTCACGGCCCTCGCCCTCACCCGCCTCCTCCCCGCCTCGGCGAAGATCGGCGGCAGCCTCGCCTTCGAGGGGCGGAACGTCCTCACCGCCTCGCCCGAGGAGCTCCGCCGCCTGCGCGGGGGCCAGATCGCCTACGTCTTCCAGGAGCCTTCCACCTCCCTGAACCCCGTCTTCACCATCGGGGAGCAGATCGCCGAGGCGATCTCCCTCCACCGCCGGGGCCTCTCGCGGAAGCAGGTCGCCGAGGAGGTCGTCGCCTCCCTCGCCCGCGTCGGCATCCGCGATCCCGAGACCCGCCACCGCGATTATCCCCACCAGCTCAGCGGCGGGATGCAACAGCGGGCGATGATCGCCATGGCCCTCGCCTGCCAGCCGAAGCTCCTCATCGCCGACGAGCCGACGACCGCCCTCGACGTCACGATCCAGGCCCAGATCATTGACCTCCTGCGCGACCTCAAGGCGAGCCTCAACATGTCGATCCTCCTGATCACCCACAACTTCGGCATCGTGAAGGGCTTTGCCGACGAGGTCGTCGTCATGTTCCGGGGGAAGATCGTCGAGCACGGGCCGACCGCCGAGGTCCTCGAAAACCCGCAGCACCCCTACACGAAGGCCCTCATCGCCTGCGTCCCCCGCCTGGGCCAGAAGCGGGAACGGCTCGTCACCATCGACCACTCGACCCTCTCCTCCTGA
- a CDS encoding bifunctional UDP-3-O-[3-hydroxymyristoyl] N-acetylglucosamine deacetylase/3-hydroxyacyl-ACP dehydratase yields MPPVNQKTLKKDVTVQGTALHTGNKVTLTLKPAAPDTGYVFKRVDLPDEPTVPVHIDGVKTTERATTLGEGNVKIHTVEHVLASLRGNGIDNAVIELDANEAPIGDGSGSLFVNAIAEAGIEEQEAKVSFYELREPVCVEGKDGAHMAAWPSDTFQVTCTNANHTGSHTQFLHWKEDTAHFSRDLGRARTFVFHEEVQPLLDKGLIKGGSLDNAIVIKGDSIISKEPLRYPDEFVRHKIFDIVGDLTLFPKRLKAHIVASKPSHGLNVELAKAIWKQYRNYLSQLMPVENIPSGEGGLDINGVMKILPHRYPFLMVDRILGFDGENKAVGQKSVTINEPFFQGHFPGHPVMPGVLQVEAMAQVASILMLRQAENAGRLGYFMSVDKAKFRRPVMPGDVLHIEVELTKSRSKIGKARGQCLVNGQVVSEAEMVFALIDG; encoded by the coding sequence ATGCCGCCGGTGAATCAGAAGACATTGAAGAAGGACGTGACGGTGCAGGGAACCGCCCTGCACACGGGAAACAAGGTCACGTTGACCCTGAAGCCGGCCGCCCCCGACACGGGCTACGTTTTCAAGCGGGTCGACCTCCCCGACGAGCCGACCGTCCCCGTCCACATCGACGGCGTGAAGACGACCGAGCGGGCCACCACCCTCGGCGAGGGGAACGTCAAGATCCACACCGTCGAGCACGTCCTCGCCTCCCTGCGCGGGAACGGGATCGACAACGCGGTGATCGAGCTCGACGCCAACGAGGCCCCCATCGGCGACGGCAGCGGTTCCCTCTTCGTCAACGCGATCGCCGAGGCCGGGATCGAGGAACAGGAGGCGAAGGTCTCCTTCTACGAGCTGCGCGAGCCGGTCTGCGTCGAGGGGAAGGACGGCGCCCACATGGCCGCCTGGCCTTCGGACACCTTCCAGGTCACCTGCACGAACGCCAATCACACCGGCAGCCACACCCAGTTCCTCCACTGGAAGGAAGACACGGCCCACTTCTCCCGCGACCTCGGCCGCGCCCGCACCTTCGTCTTCCACGAGGAAGTCCAGCCCCTCCTCGACAAGGGCCTGATCAAGGGCGGCAGCCTCGACAACGCCATCGTCATCAAGGGCGACTCCATTATCAGCAAGGAGCCGCTCCGTTACCCGGACGAATTCGTCCGGCACAAGATCTTCGACATCGTCGGCGACCTCACCCTCTTCCCGAAGCGGCTGAAGGCCCACATCGTCGCCTCGAAGCCGAGCCACGGCCTCAACGTCGAGCTCGCGAAGGCGATCTGGAAGCAGTATCGCAACTACCTCTCCCAGCTCATGCCGGTGGAGAACATCCCCTCCGGCGAGGGCGGCCTCGACATCAACGGGGTGATGAAGATCCTCCCCCACCGCTACCCCTTCCTCATGGTCGACCGGATCCTCGGCTTCGACGGGGAAAACAAGGCCGTCGGCCAGAAAAGCGTCACGATCAACGAGCCCTTCTTCCAGGGCCACTTCCCCGGCCACCCCGTCATGCCCGGCGTCCTCCAGGTCGAGGCGATGGCCCAGGTCGCCAGCATCCTCATGCTCCGCCAGGCGGAGAATGCGGGCCGCCTCGGCTACTTCATGAGCGTCGACAAGGCGAAGTTCCGCCGCCCCGTCATGCCCGGCGACGTTCTCCATATCGAGGTCGAGCTGACGAAGTCCCGCTCGAAGATCGGCAAGGCGCGCGGCCAGTGCCTCGTCAACGGCCAGGTCGTCAGCGAGGCCGAGATGGTCTTCGCCCTGATCGACGGCTAG
- the lpxA gene encoding acyl-ACP--UDP-N-acetylglucosamine O-acyltransferase — protein sequence MAIHPTAVVEPGARLGVGVEVGAYAVIGSEVVLGDRCRVGHHASLTGKTEIGPDNVFYSFVSIGERTQDLKYKDEPTYLKIGARNTFREFVTANRATAPGGATVIGDDNVFLAYCHFAHDVKVGNHCIFSNNATLGGHVTVEDHVVIGGVTAIHQFCRIGRHAMLGGCTKIVQDALPYFITDGNPAEVRSLNAVGLQRSGFSEESVRILRKAHRLLCDESLNTTQALARIESECEPTDEIKNLLAFIRASERGVIR from the coding sequence ATGGCCATCCATCCCACCGCCGTCGTCGAGCCGGGGGCCCGCCTCGGCGTCGGCGTCGAGGTCGGCGCCTACGCCGTCATCGGCTCCGAGGTCGTCCTCGGGGACCGCTGCCGCGTCGGCCACCACGCCTCCCTCACCGGGAAGACCGAGATCGGTCCCGACAATGTCTTCTATTCCTTCGTCTCCATCGGCGAGCGGACCCAGGACCTCAAATACAAGGATGAGCCGACCTACCTGAAGATCGGCGCGCGGAACACCTTCCGCGAATTCGTCACCGCCAATCGCGCCACCGCCCCCGGCGGCGCGACGGTGATCGGCGACGACAACGTCTTCCTTGCCTACTGCCACTTCGCCCACGACGTGAAGGTGGGGAACCACTGCATCTTCTCGAACAACGCCACTCTCGGCGGCCACGTCACCGTCGAGGACCACGTCGTCATCGGCGGGGTGACGGCGATCCACCAGTTCTGCCGCATCGGCCGCCACGCGATGCTCGGCGGGTGCACGAAGATCGTCCAGGACGCCCTCCCCTACTTCATCACCGACGGGAACCCGGCGGAGGTCCGCTCCCTCAACGCCGTCGGCCTCCAGCGGAGCGGCTTCTCCGAGGAGAGCGTCCGTATCCTCCGCAAGGCTCACCGCCTCCTCTGCGACGAAAGCCTGAACACCACCCAGGCCCTCGCCCGGATCGAGTCCGAATGCGAGCCGACCGACGAGATCAAGAATCTCCTCGCCTTCATCCGCGCTTCGGAGCGTGGGGTCATTCGCTAG
- a CDS encoding endonuclease NucS domain-containing protein produces MSALVSAGSFRRRLLERTIEDVLFAYPYLVSPGLSRPERQEVLGKNSRSDLAFYEGKQATVVEIKRNAAGLPALRQLERYVKEKTRQGFEAKGILVAASFTPSTLKAAAKSKGRLACRRLHDEVPVEITICKKCRKARDRRIAACPDDKSRETLGTPGRA; encoded by the coding sequence ATGTCGGCCCTCGTTAGCGCAGGCTCCTTTCGCCGTCGCCTGCTCGAACGGACAATCGAGGACGTCCTCTTCGCCTATCCCTACCTCGTCTCTCCCGGCCTATCCCGGCCCGAACGGCAGGAAGTCCTGGGCAAGAACTCCCGCAGCGACCTCGCCTTCTACGAGGGAAAGCAGGCGACCGTCGTCGAGATCAAGCGGAACGCGGCGGGCCTCCCCGCCCTCCGCCAGCTGGAGCGCTACGTAAAGGAAAAGACCCGGCAGGGCTTCGAGGCGAAGGGCATCCTCGTCGCCGCCTCCTTTACTCCGTCGACGCTGAAAGCCGCCGCGAAGTCGAAAGGCCGCCTCGCTTGCCGCCGCCTCCACGATGAGGTGCCGGTCGAGATCACGATTTGCAAGAAATGCCGCAAGGCCCGCGACCGCCGCATCGCCGCCTGCCCCGACGACAAGAGCCGCGAGACGCTGGGAACGCCAGGCCGGGCTTAG
- a CDS encoding ParA family protein — MRAKTIAFINFKGGVGKTATVVNLGATIAKYHGKKVLIVDLDPQCNSSLWLLDPEVWREHVSDLTRSAYQIFDDHIVGTHHFDFEKAVLRGVPYSKDGGFSMLSHLDLLPGSVELLRLEDRLHQNRTAPYFKYLHQTLRPYQNDYDYIFLDCAPNLYSITKNALFAADYCVVPYVPDYLSLSGFGILADEVEKFYESVSGHLQGRKRPKIAALIVSHYRKIGDVFKHAVNELEQMAIALRASDQIHRKTVILEPYIRHDVKVAESTSEHLPVVLHAPSSIGSQDYADLAVNFLNHFENL; from the coding sequence ATGCGCGCGAAGACCATCGCCTTCATCAATTTCAAGGGCGGCGTGGGGAAGACCGCCACCGTCGTCAACCTCGGTGCGACGATCGCGAAATACCACGGGAAAAAAGTCCTCATCGTCGACCTCGACCCCCAGTGCAACTCGAGCCTCTGGCTCCTCGATCCCGAGGTCTGGCGCGAGCACGTGAGCGACCTCACCCGCTCCGCCTACCAGATCTTCGACGACCACATCGTCGGCACCCATCACTTCGATTTCGAGAAGGCAGTCCTGCGCGGCGTCCCCTACTCGAAGGACGGCGGCTTCTCGATGCTCTCCCATCTCGATCTCCTCCCCGGTTCCGTCGAGCTCCTCCGGCTGGAGGACCGCCTCCACCAGAACCGGACCGCCCCCTACTTCAAATACCTCCACCAGACCCTCCGGCCCTACCAGAACGACTACGATTATATCTTCCTCGACTGCGCGCCGAACCTCTACTCGATCACGAAGAACGCCCTCTTCGCCGCCGACTACTGCGTCGTCCCCTACGTGCCGGACTACCTCTCCCTCTCCGGCTTCGGCATCCTCGCCGACGAGGTGGAGAAATTCTACGAGAGCGTCAGCGGCCACCTGCAGGGCCGGAAGCGGCCGAAGATCGCCGCCCTCATCGTCAGCCACTACCGAAAGATCGGGGATGTCTTCAAGCACGCCGTCAATGAGCTGGAGCAGATGGCCATCGCCCTCCGCGCTTCCGATCAGATCCATCGGAAAACCGTCATCCTCGAACCCTACATCCGGCACGACGTGAAGGTCGCCGAATCGACCAGCGAACACCTTCCCGTCGTCCTCCACGCCCCCTCCTCCATCGGCTCCCAGGATTACGCCGATCTCGCCGTCAACTTCCTGAACCACTTCGAGAACCTTTGA
- a CDS encoding histidinol-phosphatase HisJ family protein produces the protein MAATFPLLTDYHVHTPLCGHAEGMPLEYVAAARAAGLAEIGFSDHNPMPTQFDDWRMAPDQLPLYLSMIDEARRATPDLPIRLGLECDFIPGYEDHLRRQAEAADWDYLIGSVHYIAPGWDVDNPVHLKRFTERPVDEIWDLYFQAYAQMARSGLFDFLAHPDLVKKFGHRPAGDLSRFYVETLDAIAASGVAIELNTAGLRKEVKEIYPSRQFLELAFERGIPVLINSDSHKPSEIAHAFGEALTLVKEVGYTSVVRFEKRKRIAVAI, from the coding sequence ATGGCCGCCACCTTCCCCCTCCTTACCGATTATCACGTCCACACCCCCCTCTGCGGCCATGCCGAAGGGATGCCCCTCGAGTACGTCGCCGCCGCCCGCGCCGCCGGCCTCGCCGAGATCGGCTTCTCCGACCACAACCCGATGCCGACCCAGTTCGACGACTGGCGCATGGCCCCCGACCAGCTCCCCCTCTACCTCTCGATGATCGACGAGGCCCGGCGGGCGACCCCCGACCTGCCGATCCGCCTCGGCCTCGAGTGCGACTTCATCCCCGGCTACGAGGACCACCTCCGCCGCCAGGCCGAGGCCGCCGATTGGGACTACCTCATCGGCTCCGTCCACTACATCGCCCCCGGCTGGGACGTCGACAACCCCGTCCACCTGAAGCGCTTCACCGAGCGGCCCGTCGACGAGATCTGGGATCTCTACTTCCAGGCCTACGCCCAGATGGCCCGCTCCGGCCTCTTCGACTTCCTCGCCCATCCCGACCTCGTGAAGAAATTCGGCCACCGCCCCGCGGGCGACCTCTCCCGCTTCTACGTCGAGACCCTCGACGCCATCGCCGCCAGCGGCGTCGCCATCGAGCTGAACACCGCCGGCCTCCGCAAGGAAGTAAAGGAAATCTACCCCAGCCGCCAATTCCTCGAACTCGCCTTCGAGCGCGGCATCCCCGTCCTCATCAACTCCGACTCCCACAAGCCCTCCGAGATCGCCCACGCCTTCGGCGAGGCCCTCACCCTCGTGAAGGAGGTCGGCTACACGAGCGTCGTCCGGTTCGAGAAACGGAAACGGATCGCCGTGGCGATCTAG
- a CDS encoding right-handed parallel beta-helix repeat-containing protein yields the protein MGAWGASSAPDDGAMLQRLIADAVLKGSAKVTIPPGTYHLRSRAADAEASLYFKGLKNVEIVMTGATFLCGDRVTGWARFDDCDGVTLRGGTVRHDPTPSSQGSVTAIGKDRLTVDVRIAAGYPADLSDASYYFASGSGWLDLFDPATREWKRGADDLDFASFEPVSEGVYRFTLKEALRAGYPIAVGDPVAWRGNIAPDLFLQNDRKMRLEGMTFQSASGFCVSEYAGEGGNFYRYTVERGPAPTGATEIPLLASNADAFHSNSVRKGPTLEGCAFSHMDDDGVPIHGGQTLVMGGGGSSVVLAVRQGDAAFGIAGRPGDVLHFYDEAGALGAEGTIASVGKLSGYTPRQPIPAPFSTFQDAADIVYLNITLTAPPARPPRLGWLAINGSAAGGGYVVRKCAIRNNRARGMLLNAPDGLVEECLVEGTTMAGIALAPEMESWPQSDYSRNVTLRNNTIRDVCVAGQNGWFEAGALTIAEWRKGRYAPLPGGHRNIAVEGNTFENIDGPNVVVASAQGVAFRGNRFVNPMRHPSDRGKYVGVPEKALYWITESDGVTVQDNVVLNSGPFLDAKALVQGSPTGKFEVKP from the coding sequence TTGGGAGCTTGGGGTGCCTCCTCCGCTCCCGACGACGGGGCGATGCTGCAGCGGCTGATCGCCGACGCGGTGCTCAAGGGCTCCGCCAAGGTGACGATCCCGCCCGGCACCTATCACCTCCGCAGCCGCGCCGCCGACGCCGAGGCGTCGCTCTATTTCAAGGGGCTGAAGAACGTCGAGATCGTGATGACGGGGGCGACGTTCCTCTGCGGCGACCGAGTGACGGGATGGGCGCGGTTCGACGATTGCGACGGGGTGACGCTGCGGGGCGGAACGGTGCGGCATGATCCGACGCCCTCCTCGCAGGGCTCCGTCACGGCGATCGGCAAGGACCGGCTGACCGTCGATGTCCGCATCGCGGCGGGCTATCCCGCCGACCTGAGCGATGCGTCCTATTACTTCGCCTCGGGGAGCGGCTGGCTCGATCTCTTCGATCCGGCGACGCGGGAATGGAAGCGCGGGGCCGACGACCTCGACTTCGCCTCCTTCGAGCCGGTTTCCGAAGGGGTCTACCGCTTCACGTTGAAGGAGGCGCTCCGGGCCGGGTATCCGATCGCGGTCGGCGATCCCGTCGCGTGGCGGGGGAACATCGCGCCCGATCTCTTCCTCCAGAACGACCGGAAGATGCGGCTCGAGGGGATGACGTTCCAGAGCGCGTCGGGGTTCTGCGTCTCGGAATATGCCGGGGAGGGCGGGAATTTCTATCGCTACACCGTCGAGCGCGGCCCGGCCCCGACGGGGGCGACCGAGATCCCGCTCCTCGCCTCGAACGCCGACGCCTTCCACAGCAACAGCGTCCGCAAGGGGCCGACGCTGGAGGGGTGCGCCTTCTCCCACATGGACGACGACGGCGTCCCGATCCACGGGGGACAGACGCTGGTCATGGGGGGCGGAGGGAGTTCGGTCGTCCTCGCGGTGCGGCAGGGGGATGCGGCCTTCGGCATCGCGGGGCGGCCCGGGGATGTCCTCCACTTCTACGATGAGGCGGGGGCCCTCGGAGCCGAGGGGACGATCGCCTCGGTGGGGAAGCTTTCCGGCTACACGCCCCGGCAGCCGATCCCGGCGCCGTTCTCCACCTTCCAGGACGCTGCCGACATCGTCTACCTGAACATCACCCTCACCGCGCCGCCCGCCCGCCCGCCCCGCCTCGGCTGGCTGGCGATCAACGGGAGCGCGGCGGGCGGCGGGTACGTGGTGCGGAAGTGCGCGATCCGGAACAACCGGGCGCGCGGCATGCTCCTCAACGCGCCCGACGGCCTCGTCGAGGAGTGCCTTGTCGAGGGGACGACGATGGCGGGGATCGCCCTCGCGCCCGAGATGGAGTCGTGGCCCCAGTCCGATTATTCCCGCAACGTGACGCTGCGGAACAACACGATCCGCGATGTCTGCGTCGCCGGGCAGAACGGCTGGTTCGAGGCGGGGGCGCTGACGATCGCGGAATGGAGGAAGGGCCGCTATGCGCCCCTCCCCGGAGGCCACCGGAACATCGCGGTCGAGGGGAACACGTTCGAGAACATCGACGGGCCGAACGTCGTCGTCGCCTCGGCGCAGGGGGTCGCGTTCCGGGGGAACCGCTTCGTCAATCCGATGCGCCATCCCTCCGACCGGGGGAAATATGTCGGCGTCCCCGAGAAGGCGCTCTACTGGATCACCGAGAGCGACGGGGTGACGGTGCAGGACAACGTGGTCTTGAATTCCGGCCCCTTCCTCGACGCGAAGGCCCTCGTGCAGGGGAGCCCCACGGGAAAATTCGAGGTGAAACCCTAG
- a CDS encoding HAD hydrolase family protein — protein MIRLDIPGFRRLALDHLVLDYNGTLAVDGVLIDGVAEALRDLSATLSIRVLTADTFGLAAQQLEGLPVTLDILPLENQQEAKWERLIGYGGLNCVAIGNGRNDQKMLRAAGIGIALIQREGGAAETVAAAHLVSTSILDALDLLGNPKRLIATLRS, from the coding sequence ATGATCCGCCTCGACATCCCCGGCTTCCGCCGCCTCGCGCTCGACCACCTCGTCCTCGATTACAACGGCACCCTCGCCGTCGACGGCGTCCTGATCGACGGCGTCGCCGAGGCGCTCCGCGACCTCTCCGCCACCCTTTCGATCCGCGTCCTCACCGCCGACACCTTCGGCCTCGCCGCGCAGCAATTGGAGGGCCTCCCCGTGACGCTCGACATCCTCCCCCTGGAAAACCAGCAGGAGGCGAAGTGGGAGCGCCTCATCGGCTACGGCGGGCTGAACTGCGTCGCCATCGGCAACGGCCGGAACGACCAGAAGATGCTCCGCGCCGCCGGGATCGGCATCGCGCTGATCCAGCGGGAAGGCGGGGCCGCCGAGACCGTCGCCGCCGCCCACCTCGTCTCCACCTCGATCCTCGACGCCCTCGACCTCCTCGGAAATCCGAAGCGCCTGATCGCGACCCTGCGGAGCTGA
- the trmB gene encoding tRNA (guanosine(46)-N7)-methyltransferase TrmB: MSSETSEPPLPKPAKADPDAGLLKPDILRPFDWKELFGNDHPVALDLGAGDGGFALAYAQARPDLNVLAVERLLGRARKIARRAARQNVTNLRVLRLETRYVMERMCPFASVEEIHILFPDPWPKRRHWKNRILQTDFLEIAARALPAGGLFRFVTDHPGYSEWAAEVFASTSLLGPLPNAAEQNTRYPHTDFEAMFRAEGKPIHAHLYERRLASSASAQIAGEAPLPPS, from the coding sequence ATGAGCTCCGAAACGTCCGAGCCTCCCCTTCCGAAACCGGCCAAGGCCGATCCCGACGCCGGGCTCCTGAAGCCCGACATCCTCCGTCCCTTCGACTGGAAGGAACTCTTCGGCAACGACCACCCCGTCGCGCTCGACCTCGGCGCCGGGGACGGCGGCTTCGCCCTCGCCTACGCCCAGGCCCGGCCCGACCTCAACGTCCTCGCCGTGGAGCGCCTCCTCGGCCGCGCGCGAAAGATCGCCCGCCGCGCCGCCCGCCAGAACGTGACGAACCTCCGCGTCCTCCGCCTGGAGACCCGCTACGTCATGGAGCGGATGTGCCCCTTCGCCAGCGTCGAGGAGATCCACATCCTCTTCCCCGACCCGTGGCCGAAACGCCGCCACTGGAAGAACCGCATCCTCCAGACCGATTTCCTCGAGATCGCCGCCCGCGCCCTCCCCGCCGGGGGCCTCTTCCGCTTCGTCACCGATCACCCCGGCTACAGCGAATGGGCCGCCGAGGTCTTCGCGAGCACCTCCCTCCTCGGCCCCCTGCCGAACGCCGCCGAGCAGAACACCCGCTATCCCCACACCGACTTCGAGGCGATGTTCCGCGCCGAGGGGAAGCCGATCCACGCCCACCTCTACGAGCGCCGCCTCGCCTCGTCGGCCTCGGCCCAGATCGCCGGGGAAGCCCCCCTCCCTCCCTCATGA
- a CDS encoding 2-phosphosulfolactate phosphatase — MTPPLLLHTPGQIAAFARSGAARGRRCIVIDQLRATSTIVTALAHGARRVLAVASLEEARQIKASLPDALLAGERGGLPPEGFDLGNSPRAFTVERVTGRDILLTTTNGTLALLACRGAAAIHPLSLLNLAAVADQIAGHPELPLALLCAGTGEGYALEDGLVAAALLALLSLDPAFESHPAAAPFRAWGVSAALLRRTANGRNLVRIGLEEDIAFTARRDHFPIVPEGRIGEVGTGDGTVTAVEITPPS, encoded by the coding sequence ATGACGCCCCCGCTCCTCCTCCACACCCCGGGCCAGATCGCCGCCTTCGCCCGGAGCGGGGCCGCCCGGGGCCGCCGCTGCATCGTCATCGACCAGCTCCGCGCCACCTCGACCATCGTCACCGCCCTCGCCCACGGCGCGCGCCGCGTCCTCGCCGTCGCCTCCCTCGAGGAGGCCCGGCAAATCAAGGCAAGCCTTCCCGACGCCCTCCTCGCCGGGGAGCGGGGCGGCCTCCCGCCGGAGGGCTTCGATCTCGGGAACTCCCCCCGCGCCTTCACCGTGGAGCGGGTCACCGGCCGCGACATCCTCCTCACCACCACGAACGGGACCCTGGCCCTCCTCGCCTGCCGGGGCGCGGCCGCCATCCATCCCCTCTCCCTCCTCAACCTCGCCGCCGTCGCCGACCAGATCGCGGGCCATCCCGAGCTTCCGCTGGCCCTCCTCTGCGCCGGAACGGGCGAGGGCTACGCCCTCGAGGACGGCCTCGTCGCCGCCGCGCTCCTCGCCCTCCTCAGCCTCGATCCCGCGTTCGAGAGCCATCCCGCCGCCGCACCGTTCCGCGCCTGGGGCGTTTCCGCCGCCCTCCTCCGCCGCACCGCCAACGGGCGGAACCTCGTCCGGATCGGGCTGGAGGAAGACATCGCCTTCACCGCGCGGCGGGACCATTTTCCGATTGTACCGGAAGGGCGGATCGGCGAAGTTGGGACCGGCGACGGCACTGTGACCGCCGTCGAAATCACGCCCCCCTCATGA
- a CDS encoding radical SAM protein: MSSDALPDLSGLNLTINEVFHSIQGESTFAGRPCLFIRLTACDLRCTYCDTEYAFYEGNKRPVADLLAEALAHPCQLVEVTGGEPLLQKNVHPLMTALCDAGKTVLLETSGAHDIGPVDFRVHRIMDLKCPSSGESGRNLAANRPLLTARDEVKFVAGTEEDCLWALAQIRDGLKENGGDGWPQRVAAILFSPVFGKIDLRFLADTLLAAPFPSAVAEKIRLQVQLHKLIWEPTARGV, encoded by the coding sequence ATGTCTTCCGACGCCCTCCCCGACCTCTCCGGCCTGAACCTCACGATCAACGAGGTCTTCCACAGCATCCAGGGGGAGAGCACCTTCGCGGGGCGGCCCTGCCTCTTCATCCGCCTCACCGCCTGCGACCTCCGCTGCACCTACTGCGATACCGAGTACGCCTTCTACGAGGGGAACAAGCGCCCCGTCGCCGACCTCCTCGCCGAGGCGCTGGCCCATCCCTGCCAGCTCGTCGAGGTGACCGGCGGCGAGCCCCTGCTGCAGAAGAACGTCCATCCGCTGATGACCGCCCTCTGCGACGCCGGGAAGACCGTCCTCCTCGAGACAAGCGGCGCGCACGACATCGGCCCCGTCGATTTCCGCGTCCACCGGATCATGGACCTGAAATGCCCGTCGAGCGGCGAGAGCGGCCGAAATCTCGCCGCCAACCGCCCCCTCCTCACCGCGCGGGACGAGGTCAAGTTCGTCGCCGGGACCGAGGAGGATTGCCTCTGGGCGCTGGCGCAGATCCGCGACGGGCTGAAGGAAAACGGCGGCGACGGCTGGCCGCAGCGCGTCGCGGCGATCCTCTTCTCCCCCGTCTTCGGGAAGATCGACCTCCGCTTCCTCGCCGACACCCTCCTCGCCGCGCCCTTCCCCTCCGCCGTCGCCGAGAAAATCCGACTCCAGGTCCAGCTCCACAAGCTGATCTGGGAGCCGACCGCCCGGGGAGTCTGA
- a CDS encoding FumA C-terminus/TtdB family hydratase beta subunit, whose product MKNLTIPLSEETTRSLKVGDLVSLTGTLYTGRDAVHKYLHEGGALPPEVRFKDGVLYHCGPVILKDGTGPIGYRCSAAGPTTSTREEPYQYQVIRDFGLRAVIGKGGMGEKTAAACKEYGCVYLHAIGGAAQVYAEAIKQVTGVYFQQEFGSPEAIWEFQVEGFVATVTIDAHGNSLHRDIEASSTAKLAEIQAKAAKH is encoded by the coding sequence ATGAAAAACCTCACCATCCCCCTCTCCGAGGAAACGACCCGCTCCCTGAAGGTCGGCGACCTCGTCTCCCTCACCGGGACGCTCTACACCGGCCGCGACGCCGTCCACAAATACCTCCACGAGGGCGGCGCGCTCCCCCCCGAGGTCCGCTTCAAGGACGGCGTCCTCTACCACTGCGGCCCCGTCATCCTGAAAGACGGCACCGGCCCCATCGGCTACCGCTGCTCCGCCGCCGGCCCCACCACCTCGACCCGCGAGGAGCCCTATCAGTACCAGGTCATCCGCGACTTCGGCCTCCGCGCCGTCATCGGCAAAGGGGGCATGGGGGAGAAGACCGCCGCCGCCTGCAAGGAATACGGCTGCGTCTACCTCCACGCCATCGGCGGCGCCGCCCAGGTCTACGCCGAGGCGATCAAGCAGGTCACCGGCGTCTACTTCCAGCAGGAATTCGGCAGCCCCGAGGCCATCTGGGAATTCCAGGTCGAGGGCTTCGTCGCCACCGTGACCATCGACGCCCACGGCAACTCCCTCCACCGCGACATCGAAGCCAGCTCGACCGCGAAGCTCGCCGAGATCCAGGCGAAGGCAGCCAAACACTAA